One part of the Arabidopsis thaliana chromosome 1 sequence genome encodes these proteins:
- a CDS encoding S-locus lectin protein kinase family protein (S-locus lectin protein kinase family protein; FUNCTIONS IN: in 6 functions; INVOLVED IN: protein amino acid phosphorylation, recognition of pollen; LOCATED IN: endomembrane system; EXPRESSED IN: stem, sperm cell; CONTAINS InterPro DOMAIN/s: Curculin-like (mannose-binding) lectin (InterPro:IPR001480), Protein kinase, ATP binding site (InterPro:IPR017441), PAN-2 domain (InterPro:IPR013227), Apple-like (InterPro:IPR003609), S-locus receptor kinase, C-terminal (InterPro:IPR021820), Serine-threonine/tyrosine-protein kinase (InterPro:IPR001245), Protein kinase-like domain (InterPro:IPR011009), Serine/threonine-protein kinase, active site (InterPro:IPR008271), Protein kinase, catalytic domain (InterPro:IPR000719), S-locus glycoprotein (InterPro:IPR000858); BEST Arabidopsis thaliana protein match is: S-locus lectin protein kinase family protein (TAIR:AT1G61480.1); Has 122080 Blast hits to 120389 proteins in 4654 species: Archae - 108; Bacteria - 13580; Metazoa - 45068; Fungi - 10155; Plants - 34969; Viruses - 418; Other Eukaryotes - 17782 (source: NCBI BLink).), with protein MGKKRIVFFACLLLFTVLLRFSYAGITTESPLSVEQTLSSSNGIYELGFFSPNNSQNLYVGIWFKGIIPRVVVWVANRETPTTDTSANLAISSNGSLLLFNGKHGVVWSIGENFASNGSRAELTDNGNLVVIDNASGRTLWESFEHFGDTMLPFSSLMYNLATGEKRVLTSWKTDTDPSPGVFVGQITPQVPSQVLIMRGSTRYYRTGPWAKTRFTGIPLMDDTYASPFSLQQDANGSGFFTYFDRSFKLSRIIISSEGSMKRFRHNGTDWELSYMAPANSCDIYGVCGPFGLCIVSVPLKCKCLKGFVPHSTEEWKRGNWTGGCARLTELHCQGNSTGKDVNIFHPVTNVKLPDFYEYESSVDAEECHQSCLHNCSCLAFAYIHGIGCLIWNQNLMDAVQFSAGGEILSIRLAHSELGGNKRNKIIVASTVSLSLFVILTSAAFGFWRYRVKHKAYTLKDAWRNDLKSKEVPGLEFFEMNTIQTATNNFSLSNKLGQGGFGSVYKGKLQDGKEIAVKQLSSSSGQGKEEFMNEIVLISKLQHRNLVRVLGCCIEGEEKLLIYEFMLNKSLDTFVFDARKKLEVDWPKRFDIVQGIARGLLYLHRDSRLKVIHRDLKVSNILLDEKMNPKISDFGLARMYEGTQCQDKTRRVVGTLGYMSPEYAWTGVFSEKSDIYSFGVLLLEIIIGEKISRFSYGEEGKTLLAYAWESWGETKGIDLLDQDLADSCRPLEVGRCVQIGLLCVQHQPADRPNTLELLAMLTTTSDLPSPKQPTFVVHSRDDESSLSKDLFTVNEMTQSMILGR; from the exons ATGGGGAAGAAGAGGATTGTGTTCTTTGCTTGTTTGCTCTTGTTTACCGTCCTATTACGTTTTAGCTATGCAGGGATAACGACAGAAAGTCCTTTGTCAGTCGAACAAACACTCAGCTCCTCTAATGGAATTTATGAATTGGGGTTTTTCAGTCCTAATAACTCCCAAAATCTGTATGTGGGAATCTGGTTCAAGGGTATCATTCCCCGGGTGGTTGTGTGGGTGGCAAATAGAGAAACACCTACTACAGACACATCGGCAAATCTTGCTATCAGCAGCAATGGTAGTCTTCTATTGTTTAATGGCAAACATGGTGTTGTGTGGTCCATCGGAGAAAATTTTGCATCTAATGGGTCTCGTGCAGAGCTTACAGACAACGGAAATCTAGTTGTCATAGACAATGCTTCGGGAAGAACTTTATGGGAAAGCTTTGAGCACTTTGGTGACACTATGCTACCTTTCTCAAGCCTGATGTATAATCTCGCCACAGGTGAGAAGCGGGTGTTGACTTCTTGGAAAACTGACACTGATCCATCGCCTGGCGTATTTGTGGGTCAGATTACACCACAAGTGCCATCACAGGTGCTTATTATGAGAGGCTCGACGCGTTATTATAGAACCGGTCCATGGGCTAAAACAAGGTTCACAGGGATACCACTAATGGATGACACATATGCAAGTCCATTCAGCCTTCAGCAGGATGCTAACGGGTCAGGATTCTTTACTTATTTTGATAgaagtttcaaactttcacGTATAATTATATCATCAGAAGGATCAATGAAAAGGTTTCGGCATAATGGAACGGACTGGGAATTAAGCTACATGGCTCCAGCCAATTCATGCGATATTTACGGTGTATGTGGACCATTTGGGTTGTGTATTGTGTCAGTACCTTTAAAGTGCAAATGCTTGAAAGGATTTGTTCCTCATTCCACTGAGGAATGGAAAAGAGGAAACTGGACTGGTGGTTGTGCGAGGCTTACGGAACTACATTGTCAAGGAAACTCTACTGGCAAAGATGTAAATATCTTCCATCCTGTTACCAACGTAAAGCTTCCAGACTTTTACGAATATGAAAGTTCTGTGGATGCTGAAGAATGCCACCAAAGTTGCCTCCACAATTGTTCTTGCTTGGCCTTTGCTTATATCCATGGAATAGGGTGCTTAATCTGGAACCAGAACCTAATGGACGCTGTGCAATTTTCTGCTGGAGGAGAAATTCTGTCCATTCGTCTTGCACACTCTGAACTAG GTGGAAATAAGCGCAACAAAATCATTGTTGCTAGTACTGTGAGCCTTTCTCTGTTTGTGATATTGACTTCTGCTGCATTTGGTTTCTGGAGATACAGAGTGAAACATAAAG CCTATACGTTAAAGGATGCCTGGAGGAATGATCTGAAATCAAAGGAGGTCCCAGGTTTAGAATTTTTTGAGATGAATACCATACAAACTGCCACCAATAATTTCAGTCTATCAAACAAACTCGGACAAGGTGGATTTGGTTCTGTTTACAAG GGAAAGTTACAAGATGGGAAAGAAATTGCTGTAAAACAGCTTTCTAGCAGCTCCGGACAGGGAAAAGAGGAGTTCATGAATGAAATAGTACTGATATCAAAACTCCAACACAGAAACTTAGTCCGGGTTTTGGGATGTTGCAtcgaaggagaagagaaactaCTGATCTATGAGTTTATGTTGAACAAAAGCCTTGATACTTTTGTCTTTG ATGCAAGAAAAAAGCTCGAGGTTGATTGGCCAAAGAGATTTGATATCGTTCAAGGTATTGCACGTGGACTTCTTTATCTTCACCGTGACTCACGCCTCAAGGTAATTCACCGAGACCTGAAGGTCAGCAACATTCTTCTGGATGAGAAAATGAACCCGAAAATATCAGATTTTGGATTGGCTCGGATGTATGAGGGAACCCAATGTCAGGACAAAACTCGCAGGGTTGTAGGAACTCT AGGATATATGTCTCCTGAGTATGCATGGACCGGAGTATTCTCTGAGAAATCAGACATTTACAGCTTCGGAGTTCTACTGCTAGAAATTATCATCGGAGAGAAGATCTCAAGGTTCAGCTATGGCGAAGAAGGAAAAACACTTCTCGCATAT GCATGGGAATCTTGGGGTGAAACCAAAGGAATTGATCTTTTGGACCAAGATCTTGCTGATTCATGTCGTCCGTTAGAAGTTGGAAGGTGTGTTCAGATTGGTCTGCTCTGTGTACAACACCAACCTGCAGACAGACCAAACACACTTGAGTTGCTGGCTATGCTCACGACAACATCAGATCTTCCATCACCAAAACAACCCACATTTGTAGTGCACTCTAGGGATGATGAATCATCTCTGTCTAAGGATTTGTTTACCGTCAATGAGATGACACAATCTATGATCCTTGGGCGTTAA
- a CDS encoding S-locus lectin protein kinase family protein: protein MLPFSSLMYNLATGEKRVLTSWKTDTDPSPGVFVGQITPQVPSQVLIMRGSTRYYRTGPWAKTRFTGIPLMDDTYASPFSLQQDANGSGFFTYFDRSFKLSRIIISSEGSMKRFRHNGTDWELSYMAPANSCDIYGVCGPFGLCIVSVPLKCKCLKGFVPHSTEEWKRGNWTGGCARLTELHCQGNSTGKDVNIFHPVTNVKLPDFYEYESSVDAEECHQSCLHNCSCLAFAYIHGIGCLIWNQNLMDAVQFSAGGEILSIRLAHSELGGNKRNKIIVASTVSLSLFVILTSAAFGFWRYRVKHKAYTLKDAWRNDLKSKEVPGLEFFEMNTIQTATNNFSLSNKLGQGGFGSVYKGKLQDGKEIAVKQLSSSSGQGKEEFMNEIVLISKLQHRNLVRVLGCCIEGEEKLLIYEFMLNKSLDTFVFDARKKLEVDWPKRFDIVQGIARGLLYLHRDSRLKVIHRDLKVSNILLDEKMNPKISDFGLARMYEGTQCQDKTRRVVGTLGYMSPEYAWTGVFSEKSDIYSFGVLLLEIIIGEKISRFSYGEEGKTLLAYAWESWGETKGIDLLDQDLADSCRPLEVGRCVQIGLLCVQHQPADRPNTLELLAMLTTTSDLPSPKQPTFVVHSRDDESSLSKDLFTVNEMTQSMILGR from the exons ATGCTACCTTTCTCAAGCCTGATGTATAATCTCGCCACAGGTGAGAAGCGGGTGTTGACTTCTTGGAAAACTGACACTGATCCATCGCCTGGCGTATTTGTGGGTCAGATTACACCACAAGTGCCATCACAGGTGCTTATTATGAGAGGCTCGACGCGTTATTATAGAACCGGTCCATGGGCTAAAACAAGGTTCACAGGGATACCACTAATGGATGACACATATGCAAGTCCATTCAGCCTTCAGCAGGATGCTAACGGGTCAGGATTCTTTACTTATTTTGATAgaagtttcaaactttcacGTATAATTATATCATCAGAAGGATCAATGAAAAGGTTTCGGCATAATGGAACGGACTGGGAATTAAGCTACATGGCTCCAGCCAATTCATGCGATATTTACGGTGTATGTGGACCATTTGGGTTGTGTATTGTGTCAGTACCTTTAAAGTGCAAATGCTTGAAAGGATTTGTTCCTCATTCCACTGAGGAATGGAAAAGAGGAAACTGGACTGGTGGTTGTGCGAGGCTTACGGAACTACATTGTCAAGGAAACTCTACTGGCAAAGATGTAAATATCTTCCATCCTGTTACCAACGTAAAGCTTCCAGACTTTTACGAATATGAAAGTTCTGTGGATGCTGAAGAATGCCACCAAAGTTGCCTCCACAATTGTTCTTGCTTGGCCTTTGCTTATATCCATGGAATAGGGTGCTTAATCTGGAACCAGAACCTAATGGACGCTGTGCAATTTTCTGCTGGAGGAGAAATTCTGTCCATTCGTCTTGCACACTCTGAACTAG GTGGAAATAAGCGCAACAAAATCATTGTTGCTAGTACTGTGAGCCTTTCTCTGTTTGTGATATTGACTTCTGCTGCATTTGGTTTCTGGAGATACAGAGTGAAACATAAAG CCTATACGTTAAAGGATGCCTGGAGGAATGATCTGAAATCAAAGGAGGTCCCAGGTTTAGAATTTTTTGAGATGAATACCATACAAACTGCCACCAATAATTTCAGTCTATCAAACAAACTCGGACAAGGTGGATTTGGTTCTGTTTACAAG GGAAAGTTACAAGATGGGAAAGAAATTGCTGTAAAACAGCTTTCTAGCAGCTCCGGACAGGGAAAAGAGGAGTTCATGAATGAAATAGTACTGATATCAAAACTCCAACACAGAAACTTAGTCCGGGTTTTGGGATGTTGCAtcgaaggagaagagaaactaCTGATCTATGAGTTTATGTTGAACAAAAGCCTTGATACTTTTGTCTTTG ATGCAAGAAAAAAGCTCGAGGTTGATTGGCCAAAGAGATTTGATATCGTTCAAGGTATTGCACGTGGACTTCTTTATCTTCACCGTGACTCACGCCTCAAGGTAATTCACCGAGACCTGAAGGTCAGCAACATTCTTCTGGATGAGAAAATGAACCCGAAAATATCAGATTTTGGATTGGCTCGGATGTATGAGGGAACCCAATGTCAGGACAAAACTCGCAGGGTTGTAGGAACTCT AGGATATATGTCTCCTGAGTATGCATGGACCGGAGTATTCTCTGAGAAATCAGACATTTACAGCTTCGGAGTTCTACTGCTAGAAATTATCATCGGAGAGAAGATCTCAAGGTTCAGCTATGGCGAAGAAGGAAAAACACTTCTCGCATAT GCATGGGAATCTTGGGGTGAAACCAAAGGAATTGATCTTTTGGACCAAGATCTTGCTGATTCATGTCGTCCGTTAGAAGTTGGAAGGTGTGTTCAGATTGGTCTGCTCTGTGTACAACACCAACCTGCAGACAGACCAAACACACTTGAGTTGCTGGCTATGCTCACGACAACATCAGATCTTCCATCACCAAAACAACCCACATTTGTAGTGCACTCTAGGGATGATGAATCATCTCTGTCTAAGGATTTGTTTACCGTCAATGAGATGACACAATCTATGATCCTTGGGCGTTAA
- a CDS encoding S-locus lectin protein kinase family protein, whose amino-acid sequence MKGSSSAVITTESPLSMGQTLSSANEVYELGFFSPNNTQDQYVGIWFKDTIPRVVVWVANREKPVTDSTAYLAISSSGSLLLLNGKHGTVWSSGVTFSSSGCRAELSDSGNLKVIDNVSERALWQSFDHLGDTLLHTSSLTYNLATAEKRVLTSWKSYTDPSPGDFLGQITPQVPSQGFVMRGSTPYWRSGPWAKTRFTGIPFMDESYTGPFTLHQDVNGSGYLTYFQRDYKLSRITLTSEGSIKMFRDNGMGWELYYEAPKKLCDFYGACGPFGLCVMSPSPMCKCFRGFVPKSVEEWKRGNWTGGCVRHTELDCLGNSTGEDADDFHQIANIKPPDFYEFASSVNAEECHQRCVHNCSCLAFAYIKGIGCLVWNQDLMDAVQFSATGELLSIRLARSELDGNKRKKTIVASIVSLTLFMILGFTAFGVWRCRVEHIAHISKDAWKNDLKPQDVPGLDFFDMHTIQNATNNFSLSNKLGQGGFGSVYKGKLQDGKEIAVKRLSSSSGQGKEEFMNEIVLISKLQHRNLVRVLGCCIEEEEKLLIYEFMVNKSLDTFLFDSRKRLEIDWPKRFDIIQGIARGLLYLHHDSRLRVIHRDLKVSNILLDEKMNPKISDFGLARMYQGTEYQDNTRRVVGTLGYMSPEYAWTGMFSEKSDIYSFGVLMLEIISGEKISRFSYGVEGKTLIAYAWESWSEYRGIDLLDQDLADSCHPLEVGRCIQIGLLCVQHQPADRPNTLELLAMLTTTSDLPSPKQPTFAFHTRDDESLSNDLITVNGMTQSVILGR is encoded by the exons ATGAAAG GTTCAAGTTCTGCAGTTATAACGACAGAAAGTCCTTTGTCAATGGGACAAACTCTCAGCTCCGCTAATGAGGTTTATGAATTGGGGTTCTTCAGTCCTAATAACACCCAAGATCAGTATGTTGGAATCTGGTTCAAGGATACCATTCCCCGGGTTGTTGTGTGGGTGGCCAATAGAGAGAAGCCTGTTACAGACTCTACGGCATATCTAGCTATAAGCAGCAGTGGAAGTCTTCTGTTACTTAATGGCAAACATGGCACTGTGTGGTCTAGTGGAGTAACTTTTTCCTCTAGCGGGTGTCGTGCAGAGCTTTCAGATAGCGGAAATCTTAAGGTCATAGATAATGTTTCGGAAAGAGCTCTGTGGCAAAGCTTTGATCATCTTGGGGATACACTGCTACATACCTCATCCCTGACGTATAACCTCGCCACCGCTGAGAAGCGGGTGTTGACTTCTTGGAAAAGTTACACCGATCCATCACCTGGCGACTTTTTGGGCCAGATTACACCTCAAGTGCCATCACAGGGGTTCGTTATGAGAGGGTCAACGCCTTACTGGAGAAGCGGTCCATGGGCTAAAACAAGGTTCACTGGGATACCGTTTATGGATGAATCATACACAGGTCCATTCACCCTTCACCAGGATGTAAACGGGTCAGGATACTTGACTTATTTTCAAAGAGACTACAAACTTTCACGTATAACTTTAACATCAGAGGGATCAATAAAGATGTTTCGGGATAATGGAATGGGCTGGGAATTGTACTATGAGGCTCCAAAAAAATTATGCGATTTTTATGGTGCGTGTGGACCATTTGGGTTGTGTGTTATGTCACCTTCTCCCATGTGTAAATGCTTCAGAGGTTTTGTACCAAAATCTGTTGAGGAGTGGAAAAGGGGAAACTGGACTGGTGGTTGTGTGAGGCATACCGAACTAGATTGTCTAGGAAACTCTACTGGCGAAGATGCAGATGACTTCCATCAAATTGCCAACATAAAGCCTCCAGACTTTTATGAATTTGCAAGTTCTGTGAATGCTGAAGAATGCCACCAACGTTGCGTCCACAATTGTTCTTGCTTGGCATTTGCTTATATTAAGGGAATAGGGTGCCTAGTGTGGAACCAGGACCTAATGGATGCCGTACAATTTTCTGCAACAGGAGAACTTCTTTCCATTCGTCTTGCACGATCTGAGCTAG ATGGAAATAAGCGCAAGAAGACTATTGTTGCTAGTATAGTGAGCCTGACTCTATTCATGATCTTGGGCTTCACTGCGTTTGGTGTCTGGAGATGCAGAGTGGAACATATCG CTCATATATCAAAGGATGCATGGAAGAATGATCTGAAACCACAAGATGTCCCAGGTTTAGATTTCTTTGATATGCATACCATTCAAAACGCCACCAATAATTTTAGTCTATCAAACAAACTCGGACAAGGTGGATTTGGTTCAGTTTACAAG GGAAAGCTGCAAGATGGGAAAGAAATTGCTGTTAAACGGCTTTCTAGCAGCTCTGGACAGGGAAAAGAGGAGTTTATGAATGAAATAGTACTCATCTCAAAACTCCAACACAGAAACTTAGTCAGGGTTTTGGGATGTTgcatcgaagaagaagagaagctatTGATTTATGAGTTTATGGTGAACAAAAGCCTTGATACCTTTCTCTTTG ATTCAAGAAAAAGGCTGGAGATTGATTGGccaaaaagatttgatatcaTTCAAGGTATTGCACGTGGACTTCTCTATCTCCACCATGACTCACGCCTCAGAGTTATTCACCGAGACCTGAAGGTCAGCAACATCCTTCTGGATGAGAAAATGAACCCAAAAATATCAGATTTTGGATTGGCTCGGATGTATCAGGGGACCGAATATCAGGATAACACTCGCAGGGTTGTAGGAACTCT AGGATATATGTCTCCAGAGTATGCATGGACTGGGATGTTCTCTGAGAAATCTGACATCTACAGCTTCGGAGTTCTAATGTTAGAAATCATCAGTGGAGAGAAGATCTCAAGATTCAGCTATGGCGTAGAAGGAAAAACCCTTATTGCATAT GCGTGGGAATCTTGGTCTGAATACAGAGGAATTGATCTTTTGGACCAAGATCTTGCTGATTCATGTCACCCATTAGAAGTTGGGAGATGTATTCAAATCGGCTTGCTCTGTGTACAACACCAACCTGCAGACAGACCCAACACACTTGAGTTGCTGGCTATGCTCACCACAACATCAGATCTTCCATCACCAAAACAACCCACATTTGCATTTCACACGAGAGATGACGAATCACTGTCTAACGATTTGATCACCGTCAATGGGATGACGCAATCTGTGATCCTTGGGCGTTAA
- a CDS encoding S-locus lectin protein kinase family protein: MKGAHMMTRFACLHLFTMFLFTLLSGSSSAVITTESPLSMGQTLSSANEVYELGFFSPNNTQDQYVGIWFKDTIPRVVVWVANREKPVTDSTAYLAISSSGSLLLLNGKHGTVWSSGVTFSSSGCRAELSDSGNLKVIDNVSERALWQSFDHLGDTLLHTSSLTYNLATAEKRVLTSWKSYTDPSPGDFLGQITPQVPSQGFVMRGSTPYWRSGPWAKTRFTGIPFMDESYTGPFTLHQDVNGSGYLTYFQRDYKLSRITLTSEGSIKMFRDNGMGWELYYEAPKKLCDFYGACGPFGLCVMSPSPMCKCFRGFVPKSVEEWKRGNWTGGCVRHTELDCLGNSTGEDADDFHQIANIKPPDFYEFASSVNAEECHQRCVHNCSCLAFAYIKGIGCLVWNQDLMDAVQFSATGELLSIRLARSELDGNKRKKTIVASIVSLTLFMILGFTAFGVWRCRVEHIAHISKDAWKNDLKPQDVPGLDFFDMHTIQNATNNFSLSNKLGQGGFGSVYKGKLQDGKEIAVKRLSSSSGQGKEEFMNEIVLISKLQHRNLVRVLGCCIEEEEKLLIYEFMVNKSLDTFLFDSRKRLEIDWPKRFDIIQGIARGLLYLHHDSRLRVIHRDLKVSNILLDEKMNPKISDFGLARMYQGTEYQDNTRRVVGTLGYMSPEYAWTGMFSEKSDIYSFGVLMLEIISGEKISRFSYGVEGKTLIAYAWESWSEYRGIDLLDQDLADSCHPLEVGRCIQIGLLCVQHQPADRPNTLELLAMLTTTSDLPSPKQPTFAFHTRDDESLSNDLITVNGMTQSVILGR; this comes from the exons ATGAAAG GAGCACACATGATGACGAGGTTTGCTTGTTTGCACCTCTTTACCATGTTCTTGTTTACCTTGCTCTCAGGTTCAAGTTCTGCAGTTATAACGACAGAAAGTCCTTTGTCAATGGGACAAACTCTCAGCTCCGCTAATGAGGTTTATGAATTGGGGTTCTTCAGTCCTAATAACACCCAAGATCAGTATGTTGGAATCTGGTTCAAGGATACCATTCCCCGGGTTGTTGTGTGGGTGGCCAATAGAGAGAAGCCTGTTACAGACTCTACGGCATATCTAGCTATAAGCAGCAGTGGAAGTCTTCTGTTACTTAATGGCAAACATGGCACTGTGTGGTCTAGTGGAGTAACTTTTTCCTCTAGCGGGTGTCGTGCAGAGCTTTCAGATAGCGGAAATCTTAAGGTCATAGATAATGTTTCGGAAAGAGCTCTGTGGCAAAGCTTTGATCATCTTGGGGATACACTGCTACATACCTCATCCCTGACGTATAACCTCGCCACCGCTGAGAAGCGGGTGTTGACTTCTTGGAAAAGTTACACCGATCCATCACCTGGCGACTTTTTGGGCCAGATTACACCTCAAGTGCCATCACAGGGGTTCGTTATGAGAGGGTCAACGCCTTACTGGAGAAGCGGTCCATGGGCTAAAACAAGGTTCACTGGGATACCGTTTATGGATGAATCATACACAGGTCCATTCACCCTTCACCAGGATGTAAACGGGTCAGGATACTTGACTTATTTTCAAAGAGACTACAAACTTTCACGTATAACTTTAACATCAGAGGGATCAATAAAGATGTTTCGGGATAATGGAATGGGCTGGGAATTGTACTATGAGGCTCCAAAAAAATTATGCGATTTTTATGGTGCGTGTGGACCATTTGGGTTGTGTGTTATGTCACCTTCTCCCATGTGTAAATGCTTCAGAGGTTTTGTACCAAAATCTGTTGAGGAGTGGAAAAGGGGAAACTGGACTGGTGGTTGTGTGAGGCATACCGAACTAGATTGTCTAGGAAACTCTACTGGCGAAGATGCAGATGACTTCCATCAAATTGCCAACATAAAGCCTCCAGACTTTTATGAATTTGCAAGTTCTGTGAATGCTGAAGAATGCCACCAACGTTGCGTCCACAATTGTTCTTGCTTGGCATTTGCTTATATTAAGGGAATAGGGTGCCTAGTGTGGAACCAGGACCTAATGGATGCCGTACAATTTTCTGCAACAGGAGAACTTCTTTCCATTCGTCTTGCACGATCTGAGCTAG ATGGAAATAAGCGCAAGAAGACTATTGTTGCTAGTATAGTGAGCCTGACTCTATTCATGATCTTGGGCTTCACTGCGTTTGGTGTCTGGAGATGCAGAGTGGAACATATCG CTCATATATCAAAGGATGCATGGAAGAATGATCTGAAACCACAAGATGTCCCAGGTTTAGATTTCTTTGATATGCATACCATTCAAAACGCCACCAATAATTTTAGTCTATCAAACAAACTCGGACAAGGTGGATTTGGTTCAGTTTACAAG GGAAAGCTGCAAGATGGGAAAGAAATTGCTGTTAAACGGCTTTCTAGCAGCTCTGGACAGGGAAAAGAGGAGTTTATGAATGAAATAGTACTCATCTCAAAACTCCAACACAGAAACTTAGTCAGGGTTTTGGGATGTTgcatcgaagaagaagagaagctatTGATTTATGAGTTTATGGTGAACAAAAGCCTTGATACCTTTCTCTTTG ATTCAAGAAAAAGGCTGGAGATTGATTGGccaaaaagatttgatatcaTTCAAGGTATTGCACGTGGACTTCTCTATCTCCACCATGACTCACGCCTCAGAGTTATTCACCGAGACCTGAAGGTCAGCAACATCCTTCTGGATGAGAAAATGAACCCAAAAATATCAGATTTTGGATTGGCTCGGATGTATCAGGGGACCGAATATCAGGATAACACTCGCAGGGTTGTAGGAACTCT AGGATATATGTCTCCAGAGTATGCATGGACTGGGATGTTCTCTGAGAAATCTGACATCTACAGCTTCGGAGTTCTAATGTTAGAAATCATCAGTGGAGAGAAGATCTCAAGATTCAGCTATGGCGTAGAAGGAAAAACCCTTATTGCATAT GCGTGGGAATCTTGGTCTGAATACAGAGGAATTGATCTTTTGGACCAAGATCTTGCTGATTCATGTCACCCATTAGAAGTTGGGAGATGTATTCAAATCGGCTTGCTCTGTGTACAACACCAACCTGCAGACAGACCCAACACACTTGAGTTGCTGGCTATGCTCACCACAACATCAGATCTTCCATCACCAAAACAACCCACATTTGCATTTCACACGAGAGATGACGAATCACTGTCTAACGATTTGATCACCGTCAATGGGATGACGCAATCTGTGATCCTTGGGCGTTAA